The region GGCACGCAGTTTCAGATTGTCGAGCGGGAGCGGGGCGGCGCGGTCACGCCGGAGCCATATCGGGCGTGGCGCGACACGGTCAATGTGCAGCCGGATGAGATCGTGCGGATTGCCACCGTACAGCGGATGGTGGGCGAGCGCATGTTCCATTGTCACATCCTCGAACACGAGGACCTCGGCATGATGGGCACGCTGAAGGTGGTGTGACGCGTGCGGTGAGCGCTCAGCAGGTTTAGAAGGGGAAGCCGAAAAAAAGAAACCCGGCACGAAGCCGGGTTTCCAAGGAACGGGAATCGAACAGATTCAGGCAGGTGCCTGGATGTTCGATGCCTGCTTGCCTTTCGGGCCTTGCACGACCTCGAAGGTTACTTTTTGACCTTCCTTGAGGGTCTTGAACCCATTCATCTGGATGGCCGAGAAGTGTGCAAACAGATCCTCACCACCTTCATCAGGCGTAATGAATCCGAAACCTTTTGCGTCATTGAACCATTTGACCGTACCAGTTGCCATTCCAACTTCCCCTGTAACTCATGTCACTACCACGAGCCCTCGAAAAGCTCCACGACCGCGATGCAGCCGCTCCCTCCTCACAAGCTCACCATCGGCATTTTTTCGAAATTTATGGCGCAGTGAAAAAAGTGCCAGCTTGATTGTTGAGGCTCTTTATTCGAGTGTCAAGAAAATTTTGAGACGCTCGTCGCCTCGTTGCAAACAGTCGATTTCCAGGGTTTTTCCCGCTTTTGTTATGTGCGGTTGCGCAAGCGGGCCGTCTTGAAAAGTCGCATAATCGACTCACCTGCTGTTCTGCGGGGCGCCCGTTGCTGACAACCCGCCCCGGCAGGTTGTGCGATACTCGATCCGACTGCGGCGCAGCACGGCCGCGAAGCATCACTGGATAGGGGCCGGCTCCGCAATCGGCTCGTGGAATGACGCACGCTTGGGGGGGATTACCCATCAGGCGGCAGCGAACGGGCTCACCGGCCGGACGGTCGGGTTTTGACAGGATTGCGGGCCTGTCCTAGTTGTTTAGAATGGGTGTATGGCGATTATCCCGGACAAGCAGGACGGCACCGTACTGGAGCGGCAGGAAAAGAAGCTGAAGCCGCCTTCCATGTACAAGGTGGTGCTGTTGAATGACGACTTCACGCCGATGGAATTTGTCGTGATGATCGTGCAGGAATATTTCAATAAAGATCGTGAAACCGCAACGCAGGTTATGTTGAAGGTGCATCGCGAGGGCAGGGGAGTTTGTGGGGTCTATACGCGGGACATCGCGTCGACCAAAGTCGAGCAAGTCGTTACCCACGCACGGCAGGCCGGGCATCCGCTGCAGTGTGTGATGGAGGAAGCATGATTGCCCAGGAACTGGAAGTCAGCCTGCACATGGCGTTCATGGAAGCACGCCAGGCACGGCACGAGTTCATCACGGTCGAACATCTTTTGCTGGCACTGTTGGACAATCCGACGGCCGCGGAGGTGTTGCGTGCATGCGCGGCCAATATCGAGGATCTGCGCCAGAACCTGCGCAACTTCATTCATGACAACACGCCTACCGTGCCCGGCACGGATGACGTCGACACGCAGCCCACGCTGGGTTTCCAGCGTGTGATTCAGCGCGCGATCATGCATGTGCAATCCACCTCGAATGGCAAGAAGGAAGTCACCGGCGCGAACGTGCTGGTGGCGATCTTCGGCGAGAAGGACTCGCACGCGGTGTACTACCTGCAACAGCAGGGCGTGACGCGCCTCGACGTGGTGAACTTCATCTCGCACGGCATTGCGAAGACCAGCAGCACGGACGCCGCGAAAGCGAGCGACGCGAATGCCGAGTCCGACGAGGCCGCCGCGCAGAAGGAAACCCCGCTGGCACAGTTCACGCAGAACCTGAACCAGATGGCGAAAGACGGC is a window of Paraburkholderia sp. IMGN_8 DNA encoding:
- a CDS encoding cold-shock protein — its product is MATGTVKWFNDAKGFGFITPDEGGEDLFAHFSAIQMNGFKTLKEGQKVTFEVVQGPKGKQASNIQAPA
- the clpS gene encoding ATP-dependent Clp protease adapter ClpS, which encodes MAIIPDKQDGTVLERQEKKLKPPSMYKVVLLNDDFTPMEFVVMIVQEYFNKDRETATQVMLKVHREGRGVCGVYTRDIASTKVEQVVTHARQAGHPLQCVMEEA